A genomic window from Bacteroidales bacterium includes:
- a CDS encoding TonB-dependent receptor — translation MTHSFHLKLLTSILTVLLPLIIIGQSNPGRPATGKNANGEGFGVISGALHDAQTKEHIEYGNIILFRTSDSSMVTGTISGTKGKFLIDKIQPGNYYLKVQFIGYENTLFPNLKISASSVDILLGDIFIKPKASALSTVEITAEKAMITSNLDKKIITVDKNMAIGGGTATDVMENVPSVTVDAEGNVSLRGNSNITLLIDGKPSSQAGIAASDVLNQIPASAIESVEVITNPSVRYDPDGTSGIINIVLKKKALQGFNGMISANAGTGEKYNGSLNLNYRHDHFNLFVNADGRMNQMKTSTDNTRNTTNNDVLNVLIQNQEGTFERNMGSVNAGIDYLMNPRNTLTLSIQRRKMEFGSDGNMRNLSLNGEGLFLRYFERATGNLRSINSNEYTASFKHSFPQKGREFTNDIIISSNRMNNGSLISQQDFTSQEGTAIGNPVLQDNQARNNNKVYTFQGNYTYPMLSGSRIEAGYKATIRDMGMRYEYKNFEDSTQSWESQELLKNYYDYFDQQYAIYGIYANSYKKLKYQAGLRLEQVFTESKVEITQQDYNSAYFQFYPSVHLGYDLGNQKELQLSYSRRIERPSPRELNPYIDYSDSLNIETGNPALKPEFSNSIEFGFSKFWDNSSINSTVFYRSTKDVVEDISRLQENGSTLTMPMNINTASSYGMEWVFSANPFKWIRINSNISFFQSHVSSIPEEDILGTDRFSWTSRLNLSFIPWKDGSFQLIGSYNSPTRSSQEYHKEQYFADASFRQDFLKNKLTFTLRLTDVFNTRTFYESTYGNGFTIDSKRYRESRVLYAGIQLKINNYNKKTAKDGENGEQDGF, via the coding sequence ATGACTCACTCCTTTCACTTAAAGTTATTAACTTCAATACTTACTGTCCTTCTACCTCTTATCATTATTGGTCAGTCAAACCCGGGAAGACCTGCTACAGGCAAGAATGCTAATGGAGAAGGCTTCGGTGTGATCAGCGGAGCATTGCATGATGCTCAAACCAAAGAGCATATTGAGTATGGCAATATCATTCTTTTCAGGACATCCGACAGTTCTATGGTCACTGGCACAATTAGTGGAACTAAGGGAAAATTCCTGATTGATAAAATACAACCCGGTAATTATTACCTTAAGGTTCAATTCATTGGTTATGAAAATACACTATTCCCAAACCTGAAAATCTCAGCTTCCAGTGTTGATATCCTATTAGGTGATATTTTCATAAAACCTAAGGCATCAGCCTTGTCAACAGTAGAGATCACTGCTGAAAAGGCAATGATCACCAGCAACCTTGATAAGAAAATAATTACCGTAGATAAAAATATGGCTATAGGTGGAGGGACAGCAACTGATGTGATGGAAAATGTACCATCAGTCACGGTAGATGCAGAAGGAAATGTAAGCCTCAGGGGTAATTCAAACATCACTTTACTGATTGACGGCAAACCTTCAAGCCAGGCTGGGATAGCTGCAAGTGACGTCCTGAACCAAATTCCCGCCTCTGCCATTGAGAGTGTTGAAGTGATCACTAATCCGTCGGTAAGGTATGATCCGGATGGCACTTCAGGAATTATCAATATTGTATTAAAGAAAAAAGCACTCCAGGGTTTCAATGGTATGATTTCAGCCAATGCAGGAACAGGCGAGAAATATAATGGGTCACTGAACCTGAATTACAGGCATGATCATTTTAACCTATTCGTGAATGCCGATGGCCGTATGAATCAAATGAAGACCTCCACTGATAACACACGTAATACTACTAACAATGATGTTCTTAATGTGCTGATTCAAAACCAGGAAGGTACTTTTGAAAGAAATATGGGGAGTGTTAATGCAGGGATCGATTACCTTATGAATCCCCGAAATACTCTAACCTTAAGTATTCAACGACGCAAAATGGAATTTGGATCCGATGGTAACATGAGGAATCTCTCATTAAATGGTGAAGGTTTATTTCTCAGGTATTTTGAAAGGGCTACTGGCAACTTGAGATCCATTAACTCAAACGAATATACAGCATCATTCAAACACAGCTTCCCTCAGAAAGGACGTGAGTTTACCAATGATATCATTATCAGTTCCAATCGCATGAATAATGGCAGTCTGATCAGTCAACAGGATTTTACCTCACAAGAGGGTACTGCCATTGGAAATCCAGTTCTACAAGATAACCAGGCACGGAACAACAATAAAGTCTATACCTTTCAGGGCAATTATACTTATCCAATGCTGAGTGGATCCCGAATCGAAGCCGGGTATAAAGCAACAATAAGAGATATGGGAATGAGGTATGAATACAAAAACTTTGAAGATTCAACCCAAAGCTGGGAATCTCAGGAATTACTAAAGAACTATTATGATTACTTCGACCAGCAGTATGCCATTTATGGTATTTATGCCAACTCTTATAAGAAATTAAAATACCAGGCAGGGTTAAGATTAGAGCAGGTATTTACAGAATCCAAGGTAGAAATCACACAACAAGATTATAATAGTGCCTATTTCCAATTCTATCCTTCAGTCCACCTGGGATATGACCTGGGAAATCAAAAAGAGCTTCAGCTAAGTTATAGCCGAAGGATCGAAAGGCCTTCCCCACGGGAATTGAATCCTTATATCGATTATTCCGACTCCCTGAATATTGAGACCGGGAATCCCGCACTCAAGCCAGAGTTCTCAAATTCCATTGAATTCGGCTTTTCAAAATTCTGGGATAACAGTTCCATTAACAGCACTGTTTTTTATCGTTCCACAAAAGATGTAGTGGAAGATATCAGCCGACTGCAGGAAAATGGAAGCACCCTCACTATGCCGATGAATATTAATACAGCTTCCTCTTATGGCATGGAATGGGTGTTTTCAGCTAACCCTTTTAAGTGGATCCGGATCAATTCCAACATCTCATTTTTCCAATCACATGTGAGTTCAATACCAGAAGAAGATATTTTAGGAACTGATCGTTTTTCCTGGACCAGCCGTTTGAATTTAAGTTTTATCCCATGGAAAGATGGATCCTTTCAGTTGATTGGGTCCTACAATTCCCCAACACGATCATCCCAGGAATACCATAAGGAACAATATTTTGCCGACGCATCATTCCGACAGGATTTCCTTAAAAATAAACTCACTTTTACACTACGCCTTACGGATGTCTTCAACACCCGTACTTTCTATGAATCTACCTATGGGAATGGATTCACAATCGATAGTAAACGTTACCGGGAATCGAGGGTATTATATGCTGGAATCCAATTAAAGATCAACAATTATAATAAAAAAACAGCCAAGGATGGTGAAAATGGGGAGCAGGATGGGTTTTAG
- a CDS encoding response regulator, whose amino-acid sequence MKFNEILLVEDSQNDIELTLSALSEFDLSDRIVIVRDGVDAIEYLEYKGIYKDRKESTPFVILLDIKMPRMDGIEVLEYMKQKKELKKIPVIMLTSSNEDLDIRRAHDFGVDAYVVKPVEYHQFVRILENLGLLQAEMNELPLQANSK is encoded by the coding sequence ATGAAGTTTAATGAAATCCTGCTGGTTGAGGATAGTCAAAATGATATTGAACTAACCCTTTCAGCTTTATCAGAATTTGACCTTTCAGATAGAATTGTGATCGTAAGAGATGGTGTTGATGCTATAGAATATCTGGAATACAAAGGCATTTACAAAGACCGTAAGGAAAGTACGCCATTTGTAATTCTCCTTGATATTAAAATGCCAAGGATGGATGGAATTGAAGTCCTTGAATACATGAAACAAAAAAAAGAATTAAAAAAAATACCTGTAATTATGCTTACCTCCTCCAATGAAGATCTGGATATCCGACGAGCCCATGACTTCGGAGTAGATGCATATGTTGTAAAACCAGTTGAATATCATCAATTTGTAAGAATTCTGGAAAATCTTGGGCTACTGCAGGCAGAAATGAATGAGTTACCCTTGCAGGCTAACTCCAAATAG
- a CDS encoding PAS domain S-box protein, which yields MAKGRVLDQVLHLKYENSNEESSLIIRSLLHEKGVSEKNRYITLRSNQQISIPIAVSSAEIISSNQKKSGNILVFRDQTSEREAENRLRYSEELFSKLFQLGAFPTVLVRFEDDIYLDVNNSMLEVTGYSKDEIIGKTSAEIGLWKDPGLIPVFKQKLKKEKIVEKFEIKFINKAGEEFNGLLYSRLVEIHGELFIISRLLDITEQKRSERALRESEEHYRSLFESMLNGYAYCKIIYTETNQLDFEILNVNNAFISLTGFADYKGRRISELIPEIQTTDANVFGKLEELISSKKPIKFEYYLHSLDQWYMVMAYNQDPEHFVIIFDVITDQKKSEIALTESEQRYRSTLDNMMEGCQILDREWRYVYINQKAAEFGRLNYADMIGKKVTDFFPDFESTEMYQVLHQCMTERIMIHREFSFIFPDNRMAWFDFSIQPVPEGIFILSLDITDKRSNQEVIESQYTMLSALINSAKEIDILSVDTQYRYTAFNEYHKLQIKNLTGLDIQLGDNILEIVPAPLISKTKQTIDKALTGKTFSVIEQNESIDKYQDYHLNPIRSNEQIIGATIFIRDITDQVLSESELLEAKYKAELSEKQYRLLAERMVDVIWVIDTNTLKFKYVSPSVEILRGYTPEEVLNQSLKDVLSPDSYESTMQDFNRAIERFRQGDHSEPSTVREMNLTTKDGSNIWTEVASSLVMNEDNVIELVGIARDITERKKVENELRENEVRFRMLLELVPYPLAYVDNQGIISFRNQKFIEKMGYTDAEIPDLTTWWETAYPDPKYRQSNLEYWNQAVAKASLNKTAVAASEVIIQCKNGEKKVFEVSGIDYADGFLATFIDITERKQAENLERLGHEVLKELNENKNTATLIPALVTIIKKHSGFEAVGIRLKEGDDFPYAGTVGFETNFVNHERYLCNYDKKTGEVLKNPDGEILLECMCGNILQGRIDNSQAYFTNGGSFQSNNTTELLQSTSDTDQLKRTRNYCNSIGYESVALIPIRSGSEILGLIQLNDHKTQVFKEGIIPFFEGLGTNIGLAIMRNKVQEELIQINTQLDKRVKDRTLQLEEANKELESFSYSVSHDLRAPLRHISGFSQILSNEYGEQLPEKAGHYLKTINQSVKTMGNLIDDLLHFSRTGRTDLKKSAFDMNTIVAEVIHTSSDNYTGNPVTWEIANLPVVFGDHNLIKLVWINLISNALKYSKDKSQIEIQIGVTEEELEYVFFIKDNGIGFDMKYVQKLFGVFQRLHSSDHFEGTGIGLANVRRIVSRHGGRTWAESIPDQGASFYFSIPKN from the coding sequence ATGGCTAAAGGAAGAGTGCTTGACCAGGTTCTGCATCTTAAATACGAAAATTCAAATGAAGAAAGCTCTCTGATCATTAGATCCTTATTACATGAAAAAGGAGTTTCTGAAAAAAACAGGTATATCACTTTAAGATCTAATCAACAAATATCGATTCCTATAGCTGTTAGCAGCGCTGAAATCATCAGTTCAAATCAAAAAAAATCAGGCAACATACTAGTTTTCAGGGATCAGACCTCAGAAAGGGAAGCTGAAAACCGGCTAAGGTATTCTGAAGAATTATTCAGCAAACTTTTTCAGTTAGGTGCTTTCCCTACTGTACTGGTTCGTTTTGAGGATGACATTTACCTGGATGTTAATAATAGTATGTTAGAGGTCACAGGCTATTCAAAAGATGAAATTATTGGAAAGACCTCTGCAGAAATTGGCTTGTGGAAAGACCCGGGATTGATTCCAGTTTTTAAGCAAAAGCTTAAAAAGGAAAAAATCGTTGAGAAGTTTGAGATAAAATTTATCAACAAAGCCGGAGAAGAATTTAACGGATTACTCTACTCCCGGTTGGTTGAAATACATGGTGAGCTATTCATCATTTCCAGGCTATTGGATATTACTGAACAAAAGCGCTCAGAAAGGGCATTACGTGAAAGCGAGGAGCATTACCGAAGTTTATTCGAAAGCATGCTAAATGGATATGCCTATTGTAAAATCATATATACAGAAACGAATCAGCTCGATTTTGAAATACTTAATGTTAATAATGCTTTCATTTCACTTACCGGTTTTGCAGATTATAAGGGTCGACGGATCTCTGAGCTCATTCCTGAAATCCAAACAACAGATGCTAACGTTTTTGGGAAACTTGAAGAATTAATTTCCTCCAAAAAGCCCATCAAATTTGAGTATTACCTGCACTCACTGGATCAGTGGTACATGGTGATGGCCTATAACCAGGACCCTGAGCATTTTGTGATCATATTTGATGTAATTACTGATCAGAAAAAGTCTGAAATCGCTCTGACTGAAAGCGAACAGAGATACAGAAGCACACTGGATAATATGATGGAAGGCTGCCAGATCCTGGATAGAGAATGGAGATATGTTTATATCAATCAGAAAGCAGCAGAATTTGGCCGGTTGAACTATGCGGATATGATCGGCAAAAAAGTGACAGATTTCTTCCCGGATTTTGAAAGTACAGAAATGTACCAGGTTTTGCATCAATGTATGACAGAAAGAATAATGATACACAGGGAATTCAGTTTCATTTTTCCTGATAATAGAATGGCCTGGTTTGATTTTAGCATTCAACCGGTACCGGAAGGTATTTTTATTCTTTCACTTGATATCACTGACAAACGCAGTAACCAGGAAGTTATTGAGTCTCAGTACACAATGCTTTCTGCTCTCATTAACAGCGCCAAGGAAATAGACATACTTTCAGTGGACACTCAGTACAGATATACCGCATTTAATGAATACCACAAGCTACAGATAAAAAACCTGACCGGACTGGATATCCAACTTGGAGACAATATACTTGAGATCGTTCCGGCTCCATTGATATCAAAAACTAAACAAACCATTGACAAGGCCTTAACAGGTAAAACTTTTTCGGTGATTGAACAAAACGAATCCATTGATAAATATCAGGATTATCATTTGAATCCAATTCGAAGCAATGAGCAGATTATCGGTGCCACAATCTTTATCAGGGATATTACTGACCAGGTTTTAAGTGAATCAGAATTACTGGAAGCTAAATACAAAGCTGAGTTGAGCGAAAAACAATATAGGTTATTAGCTGAACGAATGGTTGATGTCATTTGGGTTATAGACACAAATACTTTAAAGTTCAAATATGTAAGTCCTTCTGTCGAGATCTTAAGAGGATATACTCCGGAGGAAGTACTGAATCAGAGCCTTAAAGATGTGCTGTCACCTGACTCATATGAATCTACCATGCAAGATTTCAACAGGGCGATTGAAAGGTTTCGACAGGGAGATCATTCTGAACCAAGCACGGTGCGTGAAATGAATCTTACCACAAAAGATGGCTCTAATATATGGACTGAGGTAGCTTCAAGCCTCGTGATGAATGAGGACAATGTTATTGAACTTGTAGGTATTGCACGTGATATTACAGAGCGCAAAAAGGTAGAAAATGAATTGAGGGAAAATGAAGTCCGCTTCAGGATGTTGCTTGAACTTGTCCCATACCCCTTAGCCTATGTTGATAACCAAGGGATTATATCCTTCAGAAATCAAAAGTTCATTGAAAAAATGGGATATACCGATGCAGAAATTCCCGATTTAACCACCTGGTGGGAAACTGCATATCCTGATCCGAAATATCGTCAATCCAACCTGGAATACTGGAATCAGGCTGTAGCTAAAGCATCATTAAATAAAACAGCGGTTGCCGCATCTGAGGTAATTATTCAATGTAAAAATGGCGAAAAAAAGGTTTTCGAAGTATCCGGAATCGATTATGCAGACGGATTCCTTGCAACCTTCATTGACATAACAGAACGAAAACAAGCTGAAAATCTGGAGCGCCTGGGACATGAAGTTTTAAAGGAACTTAATGAAAACAAAAACACGGCAACTTTAATTCCTGCTCTTGTTACAATAATTAAGAAGCATAGTGGCTTTGAGGCTGTAGGGATTCGCCTCAAAGAGGGGGATGACTTCCCTTATGCCGGCACAGTAGGTTTCGAAACCAATTTTGTTAATCATGAACGGTACCTCTGTAATTATGATAAAAAAACTGGTGAAGTATTAAAAAATCCTGATGGAGAGATACTACTGGAATGTATGTGTGGGAATATTTTGCAAGGCAGAATTGATAATAGTCAAGCATACTTTACCAATGGGGGAAGTTTTCAATCTAACAATACGACTGAATTACTTCAGTCTACCTCTGATACCGACCAACTGAAAAGGACCCGAAATTATTGTAACAGCATAGGATATGAGTCCGTTGCGCTGATACCAATTCGGTCTGGCAGCGAAATTCTTGGTTTAATCCAGTTAAATGATCATAAGACCCAGGTATTCAAAGAAGGAATTATCCCATTTTTTGAAGGACTTGGAACCAATATCGGTTTAGCTATTATGCGTAATAAAGTCCAGGAAGAGCTTATCCAAATCAATACCCAACTCGATAAAAGAGTGAAAGACCGGACATTGCAGCTAGAAGAAGCTAACAAGGAACTCGAGTCATTTTCCTATTCTGTTTCCCATGACCTTAGGGCACCACTGCGTCACATCAGCGGTTTTTCCCAAATCCTCTCCAATGAATACGGAGAACAATTGCCTGAAAAAGCCGGCCATTATTTGAAAACTATCAATCAATCGGTAAAAACTATGGGAAACCTGATTGATGATCTGTTGCATTTCTCCAGAACCGGAAGAACAGATCTGAAGAAATCAGCTTTTGACATGAATACCATTGTAGCAGAGGTTATTCATACCAGTAGTGATAACTACACTGGAAATCCGGTAACATGGGAGATTGCTAATCTTCCGGTCGTTTTTGGGGATCATAACTTAATTAAGTTAGTTTGGATCAACTTGATATCCAATGCATTAAAATATAGTAAGGATAAATCTCAAATTGAAATACAAATAGGCGTAACTGAAGAAGAGCTTGAATATGTTTTCTTCATAAAAGATAATGGTATAGGATTTGACATGAAATATGTGCAGAAATTATTTGGTGTATTTCAACGCCTTCATTCTTCTGATCATTTTGAAGGAACCGGAATAGGTCTTGCAAATGTCAGAAGAATAGTTTCAAGGCATGGTGGCAGAACCTGGGCAGAGTCAATTCCTGATCAAGGGGCTTCGTTTTATTTTTCAATACCAAAGAATTGA
- a CDS encoding T9SS type A sorting domain-containing protein — protein MNPCSHAKIIFASLIFSLLFLFSTPALPIGHVFIIDQSAPVIVPVTYFTPAPGGGDTIKILSSRTQSLKFNDLTGDSEHPIVIINSGGQVDIASTTTWGALSFVNCRYIKVSGRGAPQFHFGFRLSALSCGLAFAEYSSDCEAENIEIHHTSFFGIFAKKDFSGFPPVPYPIFSNLVIHDMYIHHVEEGMYIGETKSPGMEFRHVRIYNNVVTDCLREAIQVANCVEDVEVYNNFCAYTGLGGLYAQSNVFQIGGNTIGRYYNNIFMHAPENGVICMGSGDVDVFNNYISDNDGIYCDNREFNIANSSISFNHNFIRNTNGAEVILNANQLNDIHIRDNKYNTALPFARASKPYPIVWDTLGNQFTTMDSLLYSVQNGLFILESGNPVVYSGLGPIAGLGHQMNGTPIIDTIGPIIVPYGDTLSLPIHATTPDNDLLSFEVINLPSFASFTPTTNGHGLLQLVSSASNKGVYFPTIRVRDSSNSQYARETFKLAIKDTANHNPTLSLTSSITMEAASKFLLDITATDADNDPISYSFVNLPGFTRFISGTNGAWLDFKPLLADEGNFTFTVIADDGYGRPDSAIIALLVTPVELIPGRVLYRVNCSGPELEDQPINWQFDNGIDPVYGTSFSYGTGSHSWNGTNQTGAPNNLFGPYRHYGPSPKTMAWNYPVPSRGTYRVNLYFSERSLEVNNNTTGIFDIKIEDSIYFHSFNIYNEAGFAACKKQSDVLVVDEGIDILFTPLQNDAKVNGFEIILLEAANNPPVLGVIEPVEMPEGQSLLIPLSIQDDAFPGCDSLSVTIQNAPQFIDIIETNNSFALSFHPDYNASGNYQGISVVLSDGCLSVTQTFSVKVNDVFINTPPILNPLTPISITEGENLNYGIIASDIDNQSLTISYSTLPVFVQYQPGSNGHGTFVVHPAYSDAGIYSILVTVTDTYGSTDKDTLEIEVLNAPEVQRIILNSSMITDLVRPPYGSSVSPNYLVDEQSLNPVLNQHPVSQSWKPYHNLTFAPYHVYFNLGEEYVIKKIYFHDMHNVANLEVAYGNPSQWTYLFTEPCNAFTSWKYHETNFSSQYIRLTMSASVYAAVNEIAIFGYPSSEKKTAVDQEVTQNNLVRVYPNPCNQLLNISTESNEISSEFYSLSGQLLQKCRGKQISTTLLNDGFYFLIIKKENGELIHKQKIMVTH, from the coding sequence ATGAATCCGTGTTCTCATGCGAAAATTATTTTCGCATCACTTATTTTTAGTTTACTATTTCTATTTTCAACACCTGCCTTGCCAATCGGCCATGTGTTTATTATTGATCAATCTGCTCCTGTAATTGTCCCCGTTACCTATTTCACACCGGCTCCAGGTGGAGGTGATACAATTAAAATTCTTTCTTCCAGAACACAAAGCCTGAAATTCAACGATCTGACCGGAGATTCTGAGCATCCGATAGTTATAATCAATTCAGGTGGACAGGTTGATATTGCCAGCACTACAACCTGGGGAGCTTTATCTTTTGTTAATTGCCGGTATATTAAAGTTTCCGGAAGGGGAGCACCGCAATTTCATTTTGGATTCCGCCTAAGTGCTCTTTCCTGTGGACTTGCTTTTGCGGAATACAGCAGTGACTGTGAGGCTGAAAATATCGAAATCCATCATACCTCATTCTTTGGAATATTTGCTAAAAAAGACTTCAGTGGCTTTCCTCCTGTTCCATATCCCATATTCTCCAACCTGGTGATCCATGATATGTATATTCATCATGTAGAGGAAGGAATGTATATTGGAGAGACGAAGTCGCCCGGAATGGAGTTTCGGCATGTCAGGATTTATAATAATGTTGTGACCGATTGCCTGAGGGAAGCAATCCAGGTGGCTAATTGCGTGGAAGATGTTGAGGTTTATAATAACTTCTGTGCCTATACAGGACTAGGCGGATTATATGCCCAGTCGAATGTATTCCAGATTGGCGGCAATACCATTGGAAGGTACTACAATAATATTTTTATGCATGCTCCGGAAAATGGAGTTATCTGCATGGGATCAGGAGATGTGGATGTTTTCAATAACTATATTTCTGATAATGATGGGATTTACTGCGACAACAGGGAATTTAATATTGCAAATTCCTCGATAAGCTTCAATCATAATTTTATCAGGAATACCAATGGAGCCGAAGTTATATTGAATGCCAATCAATTAAATGACATCCATATCAGGGACAATAAGTATAATACCGCACTACCTTTTGCCAGGGCCAGCAAACCTTACCCGATAGTTTGGGATACACTTGGCAATCAGTTTACTACAATGGATTCATTATTATACTCGGTTCAAAATGGATTATTCATTTTGGAATCAGGTAACCCGGTTGTTTATTCCGGACTTGGGCCCATTGCAGGACTGGGACATCAGATGAACGGTACCCCTATTATTGATACTATTGGCCCCATAATAGTTCCTTATGGGGACACCCTTTCATTACCGATTCATGCTACTACTCCAGATAATGATTTACTCAGCTTCGAAGTAATTAACCTTCCCTCCTTTGCGAGTTTCACACCCACGACTAATGGGCATGGATTACTTCAATTGGTTTCCAGCGCATCAAATAAGGGAGTTTATTTCCCAACCATCAGGGTAAGGGATTCAAGCAATTCGCAATACGCAAGGGAAACTTTCAAGCTGGCTATAAAGGATACTGCAAATCATAATCCCACACTATCGCTGACTTCAAGTATTACCATGGAGGCAGCTTCCAAGTTTCTTTTAGATATAACTGCTACCGATGCAGATAATGATCCAATCAGTTATTCGTTCGTTAATCTACCGGGATTTACCAGATTTATTTCCGGCACTAATGGTGCATGGCTTGATTTCAAACCACTTCTCGCTGATGAAGGAAATTTCACTTTTACAGTCATAGCGGATGATGGATATGGCAGGCCCGATTCAGCAATAATAGCATTGCTCGTAACACCGGTTGAATTAATCCCGGGCAGGGTTCTTTACAGGGTGAACTGCTCAGGACCTGAATTGGAAGACCAGCCCATTAACTGGCAGTTCGACAATGGAATTGACCCGGTGTATGGGACAAGTTTCAGTTATGGAACCGGAAGCCACTCCTGGAATGGCACTAATCAAACCGGCGCACCGAATAATCTATTTGGTCCCTACAGGCACTATGGCCCTTCTCCTAAAACAATGGCATGGAATTACCCTGTTCCCTCCCGCGGAACCTACAGGGTAAATCTCTATTTTTCAGAACGCTCCCTGGAAGTTAATAACAATACCACTGGAATCTTCGACATCAAAATTGAAGATAGCATCTATTTTCATTCTTTCAATATCTATAATGAGGCTGGATTTGCAGCTTGCAAAAAACAATCAGATGTATTGGTTGTGGATGAAGGAATTGATATCCTCTTTACCCCGTTGCAAAATGATGCTAAAGTGAATGGATTTGAGATCATCCTCCTGGAAGCTGCCAATAATCCACCTGTTCTTGGAGTCATTGAACCTGTTGAAATGCCAGAAGGCCAATCCTTACTCATCCCCTTGTCGATCCAGGATGATGCCTTTCCCGGTTGCGACAGCCTCTCTGTAACCATCCAGAATGCTCCCCAGTTTATTGATATTATTGAAACCAACAATTCATTTGCCCTGTCTTTCCACCCCGATTATAATGCATCCGGCAATTATCAGGGTATCAGTGTAGTATTATCTGATGGATGCCTATCTGTAACACAGACCTTTTCTGTAAAAGTGAATGATGTGTTTATCAATACTCCACCTATACTTAACCCACTCACTCCTATCAGCATTACAGAAGGAGAAAATCTGAATTATGGAATTATTGCATCAGATATTGACAATCAGTCATTGACGATCAGCTATTCCACTCTGCCTGTTTTTGTTCAATATCAGCCAGGCAGTAATGGACATGGAACATTCGTGGTTCATCCGGCGTATTCTGATGCCGGCATCTATTCCATTTTGGTAACCGTAACTGACACCTATGGTTCCACTGACAAAGACACCCTGGAGATTGAAGTCCTCAATGCCCCTGAAGTTCAACGAATTATATTGAATTCCTCCATGATAACCGACTTGGTGAGGCCTCCCTATGGTAGTTCTGTATCTCCCAACTATCTTGTGGATGAGCAATCACTGAATCCGGTTTTGAATCAACATCCTGTAAGTCAATCATGGAAACCTTATCATAACCTGACTTTTGCCCCCTACCATGTCTATTTTAACCTGGGTGAAGAATATGTAATTAAAAAGATCTATTTCCATGACATGCATAATGTGGCTAATCTTGAGGTAGCCTATGGGAACCCTTCACAATGGACCTATCTCTTTACAGAGCCTTGTAATGCCTTTACATCATGGAAGTATCACGAAACTAATTTCAGTAGCCAGTATATCCGTTTGACTATGTCAGCTTCAGTTTATGCTGCCGTAAATGAAATAGCAATATTTGGATACCCGTCCAGTGAAAAGAAGACAGCAGTTGATCAGGAAGTAACCCAAAATAACCTTGTCAGGGTTTACCCAAATCCCTGTAACCAATTGCTAAACATTTCGACTGAATCAAATGAGATTTCATCCGAGTTTTATTCTTTATCAGGTCAATTGCTTCAGAAGTGCAGGGGAAAACAGATCTCTACCACTTTACTTAATGATGGATTTTATTTTCTGATAATTAAAAAAGAAAATGGGGAGCTGATTCATAAACAAAAAATAATGGTAACCCATTAA